One genomic region from Dehalobacter restrictus DSM 9455 encodes:
- a CDS encoding DUF5685 family protein: MFGYVVANIDKLTAEEKLHYRSCYCGLCQTLGDRHGTLSRITLNYDMTFLVLFLSALYQKDTTIQTGRCIMHPRKPHCYWHNEISDYTADMSIVLTYFKFLDDWKDERKILSLGEAKLFEKKYRQAAIRHPRQCAVISECLNTLSDIEKSGELKPDIPAGCFGRLMGEVFVFQEDDDAQDLRNFGESLGKFIYIMDACLDLKMDIQKECYNPLTALSTDHFPQILNLLMADCMEKYRQLPIKRDQNLIENILYSGVWTRYEAAKRK, from the coding sequence ATGTTCGGTTATGTCGTCGCCAATATCGATAAGCTAACTGCCGAAGAAAAACTACACTATCGGTCGTGCTACTGCGGTTTATGCCAGACGCTGGGAGACCGTCACGGCACCCTTAGCCGTATCACACTAAACTATGACATGACTTTCCTCGTACTGTTCCTTTCCGCGCTTTATCAGAAAGATACCACCATTCAAACCGGGCGATGCATCATGCATCCCCGCAAACCTCACTGCTATTGGCATAACGAGATCTCAGATTATACCGCCGATATGAGTATTGTCCTGACTTATTTCAAATTTCTCGATGATTGGAAGGACGAACGGAAGATCCTGTCGCTGGGTGAAGCCAAGCTGTTCGAAAAGAAATACAGGCAGGCTGCCATCCGCCATCCCAGGCAATGTGCTGTCATCAGTGAGTGCTTGAACACCCTTTCCGACATAGAAAAATCAGGGGAACTGAAACCGGATATTCCTGCAGGTTGTTTCGGCAGACTCATGGGCGAAGTCTTCGTTTTCCAAGAAGATGACGATGCCCAAGATTTACGTAACTTTGGAGAATCGCTTGGCAAATTCATTTACATTATGGATGCCTGTCTTGATCTCAAAATGGACATCCAAAAGGAATGCTATAATCCGCTGACTGCGTTGTCAACAGATCATTTTCCGCAAATATTAAATCTGCTTATGGCCGACTGTATGGAAAAATACCGGCAACTGCCAATCAAACGCGATCAAAACCTTATTGAAAACATTCTCTATTCAGGCGTTTGGACAAGGTATGAAGCAGCGAAAAGAAAGTAA
- a CDS encoding Zn-finger containing protein: protein MGNLKNKLTRLMIGRYGIDQLYYALLGVWFVLLIANTFIRSGIISILMGAVLAGMIFRTLSRNIYKRRQENDKFMKMWNRIKAEGSLTMRRIKEIKTHRFRKCPHCKRVLRLPRRKGKHTVKCPCCHHEFELCIRL, encoded by the coding sequence ATGGGTAATTTGAAAAATAAGCTGACACGTTTGATGATTGGCCGGTACGGCATTGATCAGTTGTATTATGCTTTACTTGGGGTCTGGTTTGTATTACTGATCGCCAATACGTTTATCCGTTCAGGAATCATCAGTATTTTGATGGGGGCTGTTCTGGCTGGAATGATCTTCAGAACCTTATCCCGGAACATCTATAAAAGACGCCAGGAAAACGATAAATTCATGAAAATGTGGAATAGGATTAAGGCTGAAGGTTCTTTGACGATGCGCCGAATCAAAGAAATTAAAACCCACCGTTTCCGCAAATGCCCGCACTGTAAAAGAGTACTTCGGCTGCCGCGGCGAAAAGGCAAACATACAGTAAAGTGCCCTTGCTGCCATCATGAATTCGAGCTCTGTATCCGCTTATAA
- a CDS encoding DUF2975 domain-containing protein, whose protein sequence is MWNPSKSVRLSSICTKIAIVLVICAAFAMPNLIPTYVNYTGKDPEIIHSLLLTVYACVLPGMLSLICLGRLLSNIRREEVFIEKNVKLLRVLSWCSFVVSAILFISGFYYILFVIIAVCAAFLGLILRVIKNVFEQAIVIKRENDFTI, encoded by the coding sequence ATGTGGAATCCAAGTAAGTCCGTAAGACTATCTTCCATTTGTACCAAGATCGCCATTGTCCTGGTCATATGTGCAGCTTTTGCTATGCCGAATTTAATCCCTACATATGTAAACTATACAGGAAAAGATCCTGAAATCATTCATTCCTTGCTCCTAACGGTCTATGCCTGTGTTCTGCCGGGGATGTTATCGTTGATCTGTCTTGGCAGGCTTCTTTCCAACATCAGGCGGGAAGAAGTGTTTATAGAAAAAAATGTCAAACTCCTGCGGGTGTTGTCATGGTGCAGTTTTGTCGTCTCCGCCATTTTGTTCATCTCAGGATTTTATTATATTCTTTTTGTGATTATAGCCGTTTGTGCCGCTTTTTTAGGGCTGATCCTGAGAGTGATCAAAAATGTTTTTGAACAGGCGATTGTTATCAAAAGAGAAAATGATTTTACGATTTAG
- a CDS encoding DUF4153 domain-containing protein produces the protein MNNREMNNSTDTATYTRSDIVFALAMLVCGFLYWNLILAAGLGAGVTLFAAVFCLSTVLYLKSGKFRQTRTSWLCFIVIILSSLVFLLFDNILIKGLNFIFLTAAVIYWISLFTGRNLEKRISAYILGDLFNQVLVIPFRNFACCFGAVKRLFGRNQKGKSLLAGAVGILVMIPILAAVINLLTRADAVFAGMIANLQFSVSMNIIVQILMGIPVACYLYGLIYGDRHGRNTGYVTIETVDKTAAAFRFSPGVTVYTALTALNLVFVVFFLSQITYLFSAFNDRLPELMTHAEYARRGFFELCAVAGINMVVITVAHLIVKRDKVRILQIETAILCLFTLMLIITAISKMVMYIHYFGLTPLRVYTTWFMLVLLFLFAVIAVRQFKKFNAARIMLVGFVVFFMILSYGNIDGRIAAYNIDRYSNGTLENLDVQALSGLSDAAVPYIYTLYQETTDQSLKADLKAAIDQSAGSALGASRQETFRDFNFQRHTAESIRNML, from the coding sequence ATGAATAACAGGGAGATGAATAACAGTACGGATACGGCAACCTATACAAGGAGTGATATTGTTTTCGCATTGGCAATGCTGGTCTGCGGCTTCTTATATTGGAATCTGATCCTGGCTGCCGGTCTTGGTGCGGGTGTTACCTTATTTGCAGCAGTATTCTGTCTGTCTACCGTCCTATATCTGAAATCAGGTAAGTTCCGTCAAACAAGAACGAGCTGGTTATGTTTCATTGTCATTATCCTGTCGTCCCTGGTTTTTTTGCTTTTTGATAATATCCTGATCAAAGGACTGAATTTTATCTTTCTTACAGCCGCTGTCATCTATTGGATCAGCCTGTTTACGGGCAGAAACCTGGAGAAAAGGATCTCCGCCTATATCCTGGGCGATCTTTTTAATCAGGTTTTGGTCATCCCATTCCGCAATTTTGCCTGCTGCTTTGGCGCGGTCAAGAGACTGTTTGGCAGAAATCAAAAGGGGAAATCCCTTCTGGCCGGCGCGGTTGGTATTCTTGTGATGATTCCGATCCTGGCCGCAGTCATCAACCTATTGACACGAGCCGATGCTGTTTTCGCAGGGATGATCGCCAATCTGCAGTTTTCGGTATCGATGAATATTATCGTCCAGATATTGATGGGAATTCCCGTCGCCTGTTATCTGTACGGATTGATTTACGGCGACCGGCATGGGAGGAATACGGGATATGTCACCATCGAGACTGTTGACAAAACGGCCGCTGCTTTCCGTTTTTCCCCGGGAGTGACCGTATACACCGCCTTGACAGCGTTGAATCTTGTCTTTGTGGTTTTTTTTCTTTCTCAGATCACCTATCTTTTCTCGGCATTCAATGACCGTCTCCCGGAACTCATGACGCATGCGGAGTATGCCCGCAGAGGTTTTTTTGAACTTTGTGCGGTAGCCGGGATCAATATGGTCGTGATTACGGTGGCCCATCTTATTGTGAAAAGGGACAAGGTGAGGATTCTGCAAATAGAAACAGCCATTTTATGCCTTTTCACCCTGATGTTGATCATTACGGCCATTAGCAAGATGGTGATGTACATCCATTATTTTGGTTTGACCCCGCTGCGTGTCTATACGACTTGGTTTATGCTTGTGCTGCTCTTTCTGTTTGCGGTGATTGCCGTCAGACAGTTTAAAAAATTTAACGCAGCCAGGATCATGCTGGTCGGATTTGTAGTGTTTTTCATGATCCTGAGCTACGGGAACATCGACGGCCGAATCGCTGCCTATAATATTGACAGGTACAGTAACGGAACCCTGGAGAATCTCGATGTGCAGGCTTTGTCCGGCTTGTCTGATGCAGCGGTCCCGTACATCTACACCTTATACCAGGAAACAACGGATCAGAGCCTGAAGGCGGATCTTAAAGCAGCCATTGATCAATCAGCTGGATCTGCGCTTGGAGCGTCGCGTCAAGAAACATTCCGGGATTTCAATTTTCAGCGGCATACGGCGGAAAGCATCAGAAATATGCTCTGA
- a CDS encoding helix-turn-helix domain-containing protein, which yields MIVVNLDVMMAKRKISAGELADKIGITPANLSILKNNKAKAIRFSTLEQVCKVLNCQPGDLLEYRKGEQEDE from the coding sequence TTGATTGTCGTTAATCTCGACGTTATGATGGCAAAAAGAAAAATTTCTGCCGGTGAGCTGGCGGATAAAATCGGAATCACTCCGGCTAATCTTTCAATTCTAAAAAACAATAAGGCAAAGGCTATCCGCTTTTCGACCCTGGAACAAGTTTGCAAGGTTCTGAATTGCCAGCCCGGAGATTTATTAGAGTATCGGAAAGGAGAACAGGAAGATGAATAA
- a CDS encoding DUF6544 family protein, which yields MITLGVVTGILAAIILLAVVYFIQPYSSLKSDFNKTAAQLISETRPETEMFSQQDIAHLPEPVQKYFNHCGYIGTSKMSWMKTEFKDVPFSTGVDKATLTIDYTQYNFVETPNRLAFIDSAMYGIPFQGFDSYNQGVGSMKGVIAKAFTLFDQKGVEMDKACLVTVLAESLYVPNIALQDYITWEAIDDTHAKASITSFGISASGIFTFNEVGKMFEFTTNDRMAVGFDGSKQSIPWSAVYEGYERNENGIFKPTILKAVWHYPEGDLTYFNGKISS from the coding sequence ATGATAACGTTAGGTGTTGTTACAGGTATTCTTGCAGCGATTATTTTGCTGGCCGTCGTTTACTTTATCCAACCTTATTCGTCTTTAAAATCAGACTTTAATAAGACGGCTGCCCAGCTTATTTCCGAGACCCGACCGGAAACAGAAATGTTTTCGCAGCAGGATATCGCCCATCTGCCTGAGCCTGTACAAAAATATTTTAATCACTGCGGCTATATCGGTACTTCCAAAATGTCCTGGATGAAAACCGAATTTAAAGATGTACCTTTCTCCACCGGCGTGGATAAGGCAACGCTTACCATTGACTATACGCAGTACAACTTTGTTGAAACGCCGAACCGCTTGGCTTTCATTGACAGTGCGATGTACGGAATACCTTTTCAGGGCTTCGACAGCTACAATCAGGGCGTGGGCTCCATGAAAGGCGTGATCGCCAAAGCCTTTACGCTGTTTGACCAAAAAGGTGTCGAAATGGATAAGGCCTGTCTGGTAACGGTTCTCGCAGAGAGTTTGTATGTACCGAACATTGCCTTACAAGACTACATCACTTGGGAAGCGATTGACGATACGCATGCCAAAGCGTCGATTACTTCCTTCGGTATAAGTGCGAGCGGCATCTTTACCTTCAATGAAGTGGGAAAAATGTTTGAATTTACCACCAATGACCGAATGGCTGTAGGTTTTGACGGCAGTAAGCAAAGCATCCCCTGGTCGGCGGTATATGAAGGTTATGAGAGGAATGAGAACGGCATTTTCAAACCGACCATTTTAAAGGCAGTCTGGCATTATCCGGAAGGTGACCTGACATATTTCAACGGAAAAATTTCTTCTTAA
- a CDS encoding small, acid-soluble spore protein, alpha/beta type codes for MAKYRLPIDKSQAASSMGVNLGPDTSARQNGSVGGYMVKKTFESLGMR; via the coding sequence ATGGCAAAATATAGACTTCCTATAGACAAGAGTCAGGCAGCTAGTTCAATGGGTGTAAACTTAGGCCCTGATACATCTGCTAGACAAAATGGTTCCGTAGGTGGATACATGGTGAAGAAGACTTTTGAAAGCCTCGGCATGCGTTAA
- a CDS encoding DnaJ domain-containing protein produces the protein MISDPYQVLGVPQTAADDEIKKAYRKLAKKYHPDLNPGNAEAAKKMSEINAAYEQIKSGNPYPNTYYNGSNASREYASSAYDSVKHYINLGYFREALNILARMSDRSAEWYYCSAVANAGIGNIITALNHAETAVRMNPGNPEYQRILNMLQRGGHVYQQQRRGFGMPNDTLDKLCFGLCIADLCCPFC, from the coding sequence ATGATATCCGATCCTTATCAAGTACTTGGTGTTCCTCAGACGGCTGCGGATGATGAAATAAAAAAGGCCTATCGCAAACTGGCCAAAAAATACCACCCGGACCTGAACCCCGGCAATGCGGAAGCGGCTAAAAAAATGAGTGAAATCAATGCCGCTTACGAACAGATCAAAAGCGGAAACCCCTACCCAAACACCTATTACAACGGGAGCAACGCTTCCCGAGAATATGCTTCCTCAGCGTATGATTCGGTAAAACACTATATCAATTTGGGCTATTTTCGCGAGGCGTTGAATATTCTGGCCAGGATGAGTGACCGAAGTGCCGAATGGTACTATTGCAGTGCTGTTGCCAATGCCGGTATCGGCAACATCATCACTGCGCTGAACCACGCCGAAACAGCCGTACGCATGAATCCCGGCAATCCGGAATACCAACGCATCTTGAATATGCTGCAACGCGGCGGACACGTTTATCAGCAACAAAGACGCGGCTTCGGCATGCCGAATGACACGCTGGACAAACTCTGTTTTGGCTTATGTATCGCGGACCTTTGCTGTCCGTTCTGTTGA
- a CDS encoding metallophosphoesterase family protein, with product MNAVDRISKAFQSAEEIPVDDSSKMILMSDVHRGDGSWADDFSGNENLYFAALTHYYKEQYTYIELGDGDELWKYKNMSDIVPVHKDTFSLLQKYYNEGRLYFIYGNHDMVKSNDHFVQKCFNRYYDAEENRHVPLFENVKFHEGLVLRYKDSDRKILLIHGHQGSMLDYTFWGLRRFLVRYVWKKLELFGFKDPTSTAKNYHKKDSIEQNLTEWVNQEKHMLIAGHTHRPMFPDAGKPLYFNDGSCVHPRSITGIEIAEGNITLVKWNIKTKDNGTLYIGREVLAGPRDLKGYL from the coding sequence ATGAATGCTGTGGATCGTATATCCAAAGCTTTTCAATCTGCTGAAGAAATCCCTGTTGACGATTCCTCGAAGATGATTTTAATGAGTGATGTCCATAGGGGGGACGGCAGCTGGGCTGACGATTTTTCCGGGAATGAGAATCTGTATTTTGCAGCGTTAACGCATTATTATAAGGAACAGTACACGTATATCGAGCTTGGTGACGGTGACGAACTGTGGAAGTATAAAAACATGTCGGACATCGTGCCTGTTCATAAGGATACATTTTCACTCCTGCAAAAATATTATAATGAAGGCCGCCTTTATTTCATTTACGGAAACCATGACATGGTCAAAAGCAATGATCATTTTGTACAGAAATGCTTTAACCGGTACTATGATGCCGAGGAAAACCGTCACGTTCCTTTATTTGAGAATGTTAAATTTCACGAGGGGCTCGTTTTACGGTATAAGGATTCAGACCGAAAAATTCTTTTGATCCATGGGCACCAAGGCAGTATGTTGGACTATACGTTTTGGGGGTTAAGAAGATTTCTGGTCAGATATGTATGGAAGAAACTTGAGTTGTTCGGTTTTAAAGACCCCACCAGTACAGCCAAAAATTATCATAAGAAGGATTCTATAGAACAAAACCTTACTGAATGGGTCAATCAGGAAAAGCACATGCTGATTGCCGGTCACACCCATAGGCCCATGTTCCCTGATGCGGGGAAACCGCTATATTTTAATGACGGCAGTTGTGTTCATCCGCGTTCGATCACAGGCATAGAGATCGCGGAAGGCAATATTACACTGGTTAAATGGAATATCAAAACCAAGGATAACGGTACCTTGTATATAGGCCGGGAAGTTCTTGCAGGACCCAGAGACTTAAAGGGATACCTTTAA
- a CDS encoding MarR family winged helix-turn-helix transcriptional regulator, producing the protein MDEMKKQANIFGMIFVLANRLQVLGDAFDQNITIKQWLFLVSVARFEEPPTVSEAADYIGYSRQNAKRLAATLEESGFITISKDKNDARALRIALTPKFNTYFGERRHRELAFMQKLFNGFDPESTDGFYQGLVKIGRNIEMMENENEKIKE; encoded by the coding sequence ATGGACGAAATGAAAAAGCAGGCCAATATCTTCGGAATGATCTTTGTTTTAGCTAACAGGCTACAAGTACTTGGGGATGCTTTTGATCAGAATATTACCATTAAGCAGTGGCTTTTTTTAGTCAGTGTAGCCCGTTTTGAAGAACCGCCGACTGTTAGCGAAGCAGCTGATTATATCGGTTATTCCAGGCAGAATGCCAAACGTCTGGCAGCGACGCTCGAAGAAAGCGGATTTATAACCATCTCCAAAGACAAAAATGATGCCAGAGCTTTGAGAATTGCACTCACCCCCAAATTTAACACCTATTTTGGCGAACGGAGACACAGGGAATTAGCATTCATGCAGAAGCTTTTTAACGGATTTGACCCTGAATCAACAGATGGATTTTACCAAGGGCTAGTCAAGATCGGTCGCAATATCGAAATGATGGAGAATGAAAATGAAAAGATTAAGGAGTAA
- a CDS encoding aldo/keto reductase, producing MQYTLLGKTGLQVSRLGLGCMRFPKSEKEAIEMVRYAVDHGVNYLDTAYIYPNSEMITGKALQGGYRNKALIATKSPIWKIGKHGDFEKYLDEELKRLGTDHIDMYLLHNMNHDNWEKVNHFDGLTFLDKMVQKGKILHKSFSFHGTLPAFKQVVDAFDWEMAQIQLNILDENQQAGIEGLRYAAGKGLAVVIMEPLRGGYMLANVPEAVADLVHQYPEKRSLVAWCFRWLYNMPEVSVILSGASTLEQLKDNLRIFDESAVNVMSEADQNLIKKIREAFESNNSIGCTSCSYCMPCPQGVSIPEIFRLYNSHQLMKTHWVDKGMYRESLLPSGSGADQCISCGICEEHCPQALSIPVLLKKVHEEFTAKTIGGWS from the coding sequence ATGCAATATACGCTACTAGGAAAAACGGGACTCCAAGTTTCAAGGCTGGGGCTTGGCTGTATGCGATTCCCGAAAAGTGAAAAAGAAGCGATAGAAATGGTGCGGTATGCGGTAGATCACGGAGTCAATTACCTGGACACCGCTTACATCTATCCAAACAGTGAAATGATTACCGGGAAAGCGCTTCAAGGGGGCTATCGGAATAAGGCGTTGATCGCCACCAAAAGCCCCATATGGAAAATCGGCAAACACGGAGACTTCGAGAAATACTTGGATGAAGAGCTGAAACGCTTGGGAACCGATCATATTGACATGTATCTTCTCCACAACATGAACCATGACAACTGGGAGAAAGTCAATCATTTTGATGGTCTTACTTTCCTTGATAAAATGGTCCAAAAGGGTAAAATACTGCACAAGAGTTTTTCTTTTCATGGGACACTGCCGGCATTCAAACAGGTCGTGGATGCCTTTGACTGGGAGATGGCACAAATTCAGCTGAATATTCTGGATGAAAATCAGCAGGCCGGGATTGAGGGGTTGAGATATGCGGCAGGAAAGGGTCTGGCGGTTGTTATCATGGAACCGTTAAGGGGCGGCTACATGCTGGCTAACGTTCCCGAAGCAGTCGCTGATTTGGTTCATCAATATCCGGAGAAGAGATCCTTGGTCGCGTGGTGTTTCCGCTGGCTTTACAATATGCCTGAGGTTTCCGTGATTCTTAGTGGCGCCAGTACGCTGGAGCAGTTGAAGGACAATTTGCGGATCTTTGATGAATCTGCAGTCAACGTAATGTCCGAGGCCGACCAAAATCTGATCAAAAAAATCCGGGAAGCTTTCGAGTCCAATAACAGCATCGGCTGTACAAGCTGCAGCTATTGTATGCCTTGTCCCCAAGGCGTAAGCATTCCTGAAATATTCAGACTCTACAACAGCCACCAGCTCATGAAAACGCATTGGGTAGACAAAGGGATGTACAGGGAAAGTCTGCTCCCCTCCGGTTCCGGAGCTGATCAGTGTATTTCTTGCGGAATCTGTGAGGAACATTGCCCACAGGCGCTGAGTATCCCGGTCTTGCTGAAGAAAGTACATGAGGAATTTACAGCGAAAACAATCGGTGGGTGGAGTTGA
- a CDS encoding DUF4412 domain-containing protein produces the protein MKITDKKLLTITVLLLISTLILSACSFKNNSSAPSAAVSSAGTNNTSDQEVVSNLIMKGTGLREISYHLVTTNAGVSSESNVWFKDTKMKTDTITNGQRTVSIFDLEKGEIVSYRPGQIVAAKVNINEYKGNDNITPMDYSLALDTDENADVSYQIIGTQTLNGLECKIISVTSGQGNYKDWLSTKYGIVIKFELVQDGQTNTSEYTDIKVGAGSIPEGTFDLPKEILIQ, from the coding sequence ATGAAAATCACTGACAAGAAGCTTCTTACGATTACCGTCCTATTGCTCATAAGTACCTTGATCCTTTCCGCTTGCAGCTTTAAAAACAATTCTTCTGCTCCTTCGGCTGCAGTTTCCTCCGCTGGAACCAATAACACCAGTGATCAGGAAGTGGTTTCAAACTTAATTATGAAAGGTACAGGTCTCAGAGAGATCTCTTATCATCTTGTAACAACGAATGCGGGAGTATCTTCCGAAAGCAACGTTTGGTTTAAAGATACCAAAATGAAAACGGATACGATTACGAATGGGCAAAGAACGGTCTCCATCTTCGATTTAGAAAAGGGAGAAATCGTTTCCTACCGGCCAGGACAAATTGTGGCTGCCAAGGTAAATATTAACGAATATAAAGGGAATGACAATATTACCCCCATGGACTATTCACTGGCATTAGATACAGATGAAAATGCTGATGTAAGTTACCAAATCATCGGAACACAAACGCTTAACGGATTGGAATGCAAAATAATTTCTGTAACCAGCGGCCAAGGGAATTATAAAGATTGGTTAAGCACAAAATACGGAATCGTCATTAAGTTTGAACTGGTTCAGGACGGGCAGACCAATACCTCAGAATATACAGACATTAAAGTCGGTGCAGGTTCCATCCCCGAAGGTACATTTGACTTACCGAAAGAGATTCTTATTCAATAA
- a CDS encoding YkvA family protein, whose product MSDQMRNDHENDHNDFYQSLRKKIKDYFTSEEGKTNKYAEYILIAPDLFHLLCKLTIDKEVNVDDKAKLAIAIAYFVSPIDLIPELFVGPVGFVDDISVAAYVLNTIINNTNPEVVRRHWAGEGDILIKVQEIIKVADNMVGTGLWKKIKEMLSK is encoded by the coding sequence ATGAGTGACCAAATGAGGAACGACCATGAGAACGACCATAATGATTTTTATCAATCTCTAAGGAAAAAGATCAAGGATTACTTCACAAGTGAGGAAGGTAAAACGAATAAGTATGCAGAGTATATCCTGATTGCCCCCGACTTATTTCATCTTCTGTGCAAATTGACTATAGACAAGGAAGTCAACGTAGACGATAAAGCAAAACTGGCGATTGCGATTGCTTATTTTGTCTCACCGATTGATTTAATCCCTGAGCTTTTTGTAGGACCGGTAGGATTTGTTGACGATATATCCGTGGCTGCTTATGTCCTGAACACCATTATTAATAACACGAACCCGGAAGTTGTCCGCAGGCACTGGGCCGGTGAGGGTGATATCCTGATTAAAGTCCAGGAAATCATAAAAGTTGCCGATAATATGGTTGGCACCGGACTGTGGAAGAAAATTAAAGAGATGCTTAGTAAATAA
- a CDS encoding LCP family protein, with protein sequence MAQNQNGVNVLVEKKRKKKKLKKVFMIIALVIAGIVAGTAAFAFYFAKGGNLPGDSVNLNNRVSILLIGTDKRPGASSYNSDSIIVASFDPKTKLISLLSIPRDTRVTLPGSKSYCKINAVPMLKGIPELEKQVTELTGIELDGYVLTNFNGFKDMIDTLDGITIDVEKDMKYETGDKEDGYINLKAGVQELDGTKALQYARFRHDATADIGRTARQQKVLTAVGKKMLQPATLLKLPELIPELMKAVETDLSLKDLLKLAGAAKSFEDATIVTQTLPGDAINLDGLSYWEVNRDAAKEVAQNLLLGKTTDKVWDSTVLASLDPEVKAHLAAPSTAAAIDIPEISGVTAPEPGAIPVTTIQTEQYSGTITWSPADSTFVDGQEYTATITLVPKAGYTLKGVGANFFTVPGAAAHNAAGSGVITAVFKALPPITSAATIDISEIAGVTPPAPGAAPVTATTETEQYTGSVTWTPADAPFVEGQQYTATITLVPKEGYTLEGISANYFTVPGATATNAAGSGVITAVFLL encoded by the coding sequence ATGGCACAAAATCAAAATGGGGTGAATGTATTGGTTGAAAAAAAGAGAAAGAAGAAAAAACTGAAAAAAGTTTTTATGATCATAGCACTGGTAATCGCAGGCATTGTTGCCGGGACGGCAGCATTTGCCTTCTATTTCGCTAAAGGAGGCAATCTGCCCGGCGACAGTGTGAATTTGAACAATCGGGTCAGTATTCTTTTGATCGGGACGGATAAAAGGCCAGGGGCAAGTTCTTACAATTCGGACTCGATCATTGTAGCCAGCTTTGACCCGAAGACGAAACTTATTTCCTTACTGTCCATTCCGAGAGACACCCGGGTAACACTCCCCGGATCAAAAAGCTATTGTAAGATCAATGCCGTTCCCATGTTAAAAGGGATTCCGGAGCTGGAAAAACAGGTTACCGAACTGACCGGTATTGAGCTGGATGGGTATGTCCTGACGAATTTTAATGGGTTCAAGGATATGATCGATACGCTGGACGGGATCACCATTGACGTGGAAAAAGACATGAAATATGAGACCGGGGATAAAGAGGACGGCTATATCAACCTAAAAGCCGGGGTACAGGAATTAGACGGGACAAAAGCGCTCCAATATGCCCGTTTCCGTCATGACGCAACCGCCGATATCGGGAGAACCGCCAGGCAGCAGAAAGTACTGACCGCTGTGGGTAAAAAAATGCTTCAGCCTGCCACCCTATTAAAATTGCCCGAGCTGATTCCGGAATTAATGAAGGCTGTGGAAACAGACTTGTCTCTGAAAGATCTCCTAAAACTCGCCGGGGCGGCCAAGTCCTTTGAAGATGCAACGATCGTGACCCAAACACTGCCCGGCGATGCAATTAATCTTGATGGGTTAAGCTACTGGGAGGTAAACAGAGACGCAGCCAAAGAAGTCGCTCAGAACCTTCTTTTAGGTAAAACCACTGATAAAGTCTGGGACAGCACGGTCCTTGCCTCCTTGGATCCGGAAGTTAAAGCCCACCTTGCGGCCCCGTCTACGGCAGCTGCGATCGATATACCGGAAATATCCGGCGTAACTGCACCTGAACCGGGGGCGATACCCGTGACAACGATCCAAACGGAGCAGTATTCAGGAACAATCACCTGGTCGCCTGCTGACAGTACCTTTGTTGACGGCCAGGAATACACGGCGACGATTACGCTTGTTCCTAAAGCAGGGTATACCTTAAAAGGCGTCGGTGCGAACTTCTTCACCGTACCGGGAGCAGCAGCGCATAATGCTGCAGGATCCGGGGTCATTACGGCAGTGTTCAAGGCGTTACCACCTATAACGTCAGCAGCCACCATCGACATTTCGGAAATAGCCGGGGTTACACCGCCTGCACCGGGAGCGGCACCTGTGACAGCGACCACCGAAACGGAGCAGTATACCGGGTCGGTCACCTGGACGCCGGCCGACGCCCCCTTTGTGGAAGGCCAGCAATACACAGCGACCATCACGCTGGTTCCGAAAGAAGGATATACATTGGAAGGCATTAGCGCAAACTATTTCACAGTGCCGGGTGCAACAGCGACAAACGCGGCCGGATCGGGGGTCATAACAGCGGTATTTCTACTATGA